From Symphalangus syndactylus isolate Jambi chromosome X, NHGRI_mSymSyn1-v2.1_pri, whole genome shotgun sequence, the proteins below share one genomic window:
- the MOSPD1 gene encoding motile sperm domain-containing protein 1 isoform X3 has protein sequence MHQQKRQPELVEGNLPVFVFPTELIFYADDQSTHKQVLTLYNPYEFALKFKVLCTTPNKYVVVDAAGAVKPQCCVDIVIRHRDVRSCHYGVIDKFRLQVSEQSQRKALGRKEVVATLLPSAKEQQKEEEEKRIKEHLTESLFFEQSFQPGLITMAILRT, from the exons atgcatcaacaaaaaagacaaccAGAGTTAGTGGAAGGAAATCTTCCTGTTTTCGTGTTCCCCACGGAGCTCATATTTTATGCAGATGATCAGTCAACACATAAGCAAGTGTTGACACTGTACAATCCCTATGAGTTTGCCTTAAAGTTCAAAG ttttgtgTACTACTCCAAATAAGTATGTTGTCGTTGATGCTGCAGGTGCAGTAAAGCCTCAGTGTTGTGTGGATAT TGTGATTCGTCATAGAGATGTTCGATCCTGTCACTATGGTGTAATAGACAAATTCCGTCTCCAAGTTTCCGAGCAAAGCCAAAGGAAGGCTTTGGGAAGAAAAGAGGTTGTTGCTACTCTTCTCCCATCagcaaaagaacaacaaaaggaagaagaggaaaaaagaataaaggaacatttaactgaaagtttattttttgagCAGTCGTTTCAACCAG gtcTTATCACAATGGCCATACTTAGAACATGA
- the MOSPD1 gene encoding motile sperm domain-containing protein 1 isoform X2 — MHQQKRQPELVEGNLPVFVFPTELIFYADDQSTHKQVLTLYNPYEFALKFKVLCTTPNKYVVVDAAGAVKPQCCVDIVIRHRDVRSCHYGVIDKFRLQVSEQSQRKALGRKEVVATLLPSAKEQQKEEEEKRIKEHLTESLFFEQSFQPGISAIVSFQAIITIKFEFVFTSLALMKFS, encoded by the exons atgcatcaacaaaaaagacaaccAGAGTTAGTGGAAGGAAATCTTCCTGTTTTCGTGTTCCCCACGGAGCTCATATTTTATGCAGATGATCAGTCAACACATAAGCAAGTGTTGACACTGTACAATCCCTATGAGTTTGCCTTAAAGTTCAAAG ttttgtgTACTACTCCAAATAAGTATGTTGTCGTTGATGCTGCAGGTGCAGTAAAGCCTCAGTGTTGTGTGGATAT TGTGATTCGTCATAGAGATGTTCGATCCTGTCACTATGGTGTAATAGACAAATTCCGTCTCCAAGTTTCCGAGCAAAGCCAAAGGAAGGCTTTGGGAAGAAAAGAGGTTGTTGCTACTCTTCTCCCATCagcaaaagaacaacaaaaggaagaagaggaaaaaagaataaaggaacatttaactgaaagtttattttttgagCAGTCGTTTCAACCAG gtatttCTGCTATTGTTTCATTCCAAGCAATAATTACtataaaatttgaatttgttttcaCCTCTCTGGCTCTGATGAAGTTCAGTTAA
- the MOSPD1 gene encoding motile sperm domain-containing protein 1 isoform X1 yields MHQQKRQPELVEGNLPVFVFPTELIFYADDQSTHKQVLTLYNPYEFALKFKVLCTTPNKYVVVDAAGAVKPQCCVDIVIRHRDVRSCHYGVIDKFRLQVSEQSQRKALGRKEVVATLLPSAKEQQKEEEEKRIKEHLTESLFFEQSFQPENRAVSSGPSLLTVFLGVVCIAALMLPTLGDVESLVPLYLHLSVNQKLVAAYILGLITMAILRT; encoded by the exons atgcatcaacaaaaaagacaaccAGAGTTAGTGGAAGGAAATCTTCCTGTTTTCGTGTTCCCCACGGAGCTCATATTTTATGCAGATGATCAGTCAACACATAAGCAAGTGTTGACACTGTACAATCCCTATGAGTTTGCCTTAAAGTTCAAAG ttttgtgTACTACTCCAAATAAGTATGTTGTCGTTGATGCTGCAGGTGCAGTAAAGCCTCAGTGTTGTGTGGATAT TGTGATTCGTCATAGAGATGTTCGATCCTGTCACTATGGTGTAATAGACAAATTCCGTCTCCAAGTTTCCGAGCAAAGCCAAAGGAAGGCTTTGGGAAGAAAAGAGGTTGTTGCTACTCTTCTCCCATCagcaaaagaacaacaaaaggaagaagaggaaaaaagaataaaggaacatttaactgaaagtttattttttgagCAGTCGTTTCAACCAG AAAACAGAGCTGTATCCTCAGGACCTAGTTTACTAACTGTCTTCCTGGGAGTGGTGTGCATTGCAGCCCTGATGCTGCCTACACTGGGGGATGTGGAATCGCTGGTGCCTCTCTACCTCCACTTAAGTGTGAATCAAAAATTAGTGGCTGCTTATATCTTAG gtcTTATCACAATGGCCATACTTAGAACATGA